The proteins below are encoded in one region of Oryzias melastigma strain HK-1 linkage group LG9, ASM292280v2, whole genome shotgun sequence:
- the si:ch1073-145m9.1 gene encoding uncharacterized protein si:ch1073-145m9.1 isoform X1 yields the protein MTLKVLLYWPNIIGESTPVYTESAPLLTRGSGGAPRYLRISLVFAACSVYGTPVAFLWLYLVSAALDGVDGWLARRLRQRSRFGAWLDVVVDNLSRGMLWSRLFEWGWLVSAMEWCAFVCNHSSRGEQWKASFDSSPRLIRAIMANGFYTPLGLWVVSGLHLLPVWLYACQEAIDLPLWIQGTGAVVLTTGRLLALSAEMWCIWTHIEYLTSDDPEEKRS from the exons ATGACCCTGAAGGTTCTGCTCTACTGGCCCAATATCATCGGTGAGAGCACGCCTGTCTACACGGAGTCTGCTCCTCTTCTGACCCGCGGCTCAGGCGGAGCTCCGA GATACCTCAGGATCAGTCTGGTGTTTGCTGCCTGTTCAGTCTACGGGACACCGGTGGCGTTCCTCTGGCTGTACTTGGTGTCCGCCGCCCTCGATG GAGTGGATGGCTGGCTGGCACGCAGGCTGAGACAGAGGTCCAGGTTTGGGGCCTGGCTGGACGTTGTGGTGGACAACCTAAGCAGAGGCATGCTCTGGAGCCGACTGTTTGAG TGGGGTTGGCTGGTGTCTGCTATGGAGtggtgtgcgtttgtgtgtaaCCACAGCAGCAGAGGGGAGCAGTGGAAGGCCAGCTTCGACAGCAGCCCCCGCCTCATTCGGGCCATCATGGCGAACG GTTTCTACACTCCTCTGGGCCTGTGGGTGGTGAGCGGGCTGCACCTCCTCCCCGTGTGGCTGTATGCGTGTCAGGAGGCCATAGACCTGCCTCTGTGGATCCAGGGGACGGGGGCTGTGGTCCTTACCACGGGGCGTCTCTTGGCTTTGTCCGCTGAG ATGTGGTGCATCTGGACGCACATTGAGTACCTGACCAGTGATGATCCCGAGGAGAAACGCTCCTGA
- the si:ch1073-145m9.1 gene encoding CDP-diacylglycerol--glycerol-3-phosphate 3-phosphatidyltransferase isoform X2 — translation MTLKVLLYWPNIIGYLRISLVFAACSVYGTPVAFLWLYLVSAALDGVDGWLARRLRQRSRFGAWLDVVVDNLSRGMLWSRLFEWGWLVSAMEWCAFVCNHSSRGEQWKASFDSSPRLIRAIMANGFYTPLGLWVVSGLHLLPVWLYACQEAIDLPLWIQGTGAVVLTTGRLLALSAEMWCIWTHIEYLTSDDPEEKRS, via the exons ATGACCCTGAAGGTTCTGCTCTACTGGCCCAATATCATCG GATACCTCAGGATCAGTCTGGTGTTTGCTGCCTGTTCAGTCTACGGGACACCGGTGGCGTTCCTCTGGCTGTACTTGGTGTCCGCCGCCCTCGATG GAGTGGATGGCTGGCTGGCACGCAGGCTGAGACAGAGGTCCAGGTTTGGGGCCTGGCTGGACGTTGTGGTGGACAACCTAAGCAGAGGCATGCTCTGGAGCCGACTGTTTGAG TGGGGTTGGCTGGTGTCTGCTATGGAGtggtgtgcgtttgtgtgtaaCCACAGCAGCAGAGGGGAGCAGTGGAAGGCCAGCTTCGACAGCAGCCCCCGCCTCATTCGGGCCATCATGGCGAACG GTTTCTACACTCCTCTGGGCCTGTGGGTGGTGAGCGGGCTGCACCTCCTCCCCGTGTGGCTGTATGCGTGTCAGGAGGCCATAGACCTGCCTCTGTGGATCCAGGGGACGGGGGCTGTGGTCCTTACCACGGGGCGTCTCTTGGCTTTGTCCGCTGAG ATGTGGTGCATCTGGACGCACATTGAGTACCTGACCAGTGATGATCCCGAGGAGAAACGCTCCTGA